In Sediminitomix flava, the genomic stretch TGGCATTTGGTGGAGGGGGCAAATATGAACTCGTCCATAACACTTTTGCTAATTTTACCCCTTCATTTTTTCAAAATGAGCCATCCTTTAATTTCTCTAATTATGTCAAATTTGAAGATCTAGAGTTTTATGGTGATACAGAAATCACACTTACCAATAACATTCTTTGGGGAGATCTTTATGATGAGCTTTTTATAAACCAAGAAGAAGATGCTACATTCTTGCTTTCGGGAAGTAACAATATTATAAAAACAACGTCAGATGAAATAAGTGGACTTGAAAATACAAGTATTGATAATCCTGTTTTTACACAAGACACTTATTTACTAGACTTCAGATTAGACGCTGAAAGCCCTGCTATAAATAATGGCGTTCAGACAAAATACACTACTGATTTTTATGGTATAGATCGTAGTTCTGAGCCAGATATTGGGGCTATTGAATGGGTTGAAGCAGAAGCAAACTAAACACAAACTTGATCTTCTTTCAATTGGAAAAGGTAATTGTGATTTATGGGTAAAAGTTTTACTCTGCATTTAAGAAATAATACATATTAACTATGTTTTTATGATTTCTTGAACATCAGAATACTCTTAGATTTACCTTCTTAAATTTGAAAAAGATTAAGAAACTTCAAGATAGAAATACATAAATAAACAATGAAAACCTACGTTTACCCACTTAAGGGAAAGATTCAGAATTATGCATGGGGTGGAAATTCATTTATCCCACAATTGCTAGATTTTAGCGCCGAAGAAAATACACCATACGCAGAATACTGGATGGGAGCACACGATAAAGCTCCTTCAGTTCTTAGTACACAAAATGGTGAGACGAATCTAAATGATTTCATTCAGACGGATGCAAATACGATCCTTGGAGATGTAATTGCAAAACGTTTTGACAATAAACTTCCATTTTTATTCAAAGTTCTTGATGTAAAGCAAATGCTTTCTATTCAAGTACACCCAACAAAAGAGGAAGCAGTTAAAGGATTTGCTAGAGAAAATGAGGAAGGAATTCCACTTTCAGCTAGTCACAGAAACTATAAAGACGATAATCATAAACCTGAAATCATGGTTGCTCTAACCGATTTTTGGTTGCTGCACGGTTTCAGAAATGAACAAAGTCTTCGTGAGATACTTGAAATTTATGATGTCTTTAAACCTCTAATTCCTGTTTTTGAAAGCGGCAATTATAAGGCATTATATCAATATGTTATGGAAATGCCACAAGAGGAAGTAGATACAATGCTACAACCTCTTATCGATCACCTTCTCCCTCTTTACGAAGCTGGAAAATTAGAGAAACACTCTCCGAACTACTGGGCGGCTAAAGCTGCAGTGGAAATGTCTCAAGGAAATCATTTAGATAGAGGTATTTTCTCTATCTATTTCTACAATCTTGTAAAAGCGAAAAAAGGAGAAGCTGTTTTCCAAGATGCGGGAATTCCACACGCTTATTTAGAAGGTGTAAACATGGAATTGATGGCAAATTCTGACAACGTTCTTCGTGGTGGATTAACTCCAAAACACGTAGATGTTCCAGAGCTGTTGAAGCATGTTACTTTTGAAGCTGTGACACCAAATTTATTGGAAGGTGAAAATATTTCTGATTACGAACGTGTCTATAAAAGTCCTGCTCCAGATTTTGAGTTGAGTAGAATTACACTCCCTTCTGCATCTACTTATAAAAGTGTAGAAAAACACGCTGCCGAAATTATAATTGCAATAGAAGGAGATGTAACTGTGAAGACAGATACTGATGAGTTTAAGATTGAAAAAGGAGAAGCATTCTTTGCATCCGCAGATGCCGCTTATAGCATTGATGCTGATCAAGAGAGTTTACTGTTTAGAGCTACTGCTCCATTAAACTAAAACCTTCTTATTCATAGATATTTAAAGCCTTGTA encodes the following:
- the manA gene encoding mannose-6-phosphate isomerase, class I, whose product is MKTYVYPLKGKIQNYAWGGNSFIPQLLDFSAEENTPYAEYWMGAHDKAPSVLSTQNGETNLNDFIQTDANTILGDVIAKRFDNKLPFLFKVLDVKQMLSIQVHPTKEEAVKGFARENEEGIPLSASHRNYKDDNHKPEIMVALTDFWLLHGFRNEQSLREILEIYDVFKPLIPVFESGNYKALYQYVMEMPQEEVDTMLQPLIDHLLPLYEAGKLEKHSPNYWAAKAAVEMSQGNHLDRGIFSIYFYNLVKAKKGEAVFQDAGIPHAYLEGVNMELMANSDNVLRGGLTPKHVDVPELLKHVTFEAVTPNLLEGENISDYERVYKSPAPDFELSRITLPSASTYKSVEKHAAEIIIAIEGDVTVKTDTDEFKIEKGEAFFASADAAYSIDADQESLLFRATAPLN